TAAAATAATTATAAGTTTTCTGAAATTGCCTTTTTCGCTCTCGTTCAAGTCTAAAATCCAAAAGAGGCAATGATATCGTGAAAAATAATGGTTCGTATGAAAACGAATGTCTAGCCCAGATAGTAGCGGTATCCTTTTTCTTGCTTCTTTAGCAAGGAAAAGATACAAGCGGATAGCTGGAATTGCTTCTGAAACTATAAAACGAGAAAGCTTCTATTTCACTCAAAGACATAAAAAAACCGCCAGTCTCACGAAAGGCGGTTTTTGATTTTTATTCTGAAATAACATTTCCTTTTTTATCGTAGAAATGATATTCTAAGTACGTGTAAGCGTCACGAGGTATGATTTTCACCCATTTCTTATGTTCAAAAAACCATTTTGAACGTAATGATGGAAAACCTTTACTGAGGTATGCAGCCACAAATGGATGTACATTCAGCACAACATTTTTGTGGGTTTTTAGAAGTCGGTCTAAATCCAGTGCGATTTTATCAATGATTAAAATTGGCGCTTCAATTTCGCCATTTTCATTGTTTGGATCTTCTTCTCTGGTTTTAATGTTAACTTCTGGTCTTACGCGCTGTCTTGTAATCTGGACTAAACCAAATTTACTTGGCGGTAATATTTTATGTTTTGCTTTATCGTCGCTCATTTCTTCTCGCAAGAAGTCGAACAGGACTTTCCTGTTTTCAGGATTAGACATATCGATAAAATCAACAACTATGATTCCGCCCATATCCCGCAGACGTAATTGTCTGGCGATTTCTGCAGCTGCAATCATATTTACTTCCATGGCAGTGTCTTCCTGATTAGTTGCCTTATTCGAACGGTTTCCGCTGTTCACGTCTATAACGTGCAAAGCTTCAGTGTGTTCAATAATAAGATAAGCGCCTTTACTCATCGAAACTGTTCTTCCAAAAGAAGTCTTGATTTGTCTCTCTATATTGTATTTCTCAAAAATTGGAGTGTCGTTTGATTGATAAAACTTCACAATTGATTGTTTTGAAGGTGCAATTTCCTGCAGATAATCCTTCGTTTGATGATACAACTCTTCATCATCTATCTGAATACCGCTAAAGGTATCATTGAAAACATCCCTCAATATTGAAGAAGCCCTGTTAAGCTCTCCTAATACTTTGGATGGATGATGAGCAGTTGGTAATTTTTTACACATTGCAGTCCATCTGCCAAGCAGGTTCTGCAAATCTTTTTCTAATTCGGCTGTATTTTTGCCTTCGGCTACTGTACGAACAATAACACCAAATCCTTTAGGTTTGATCGATAGAACAAGTTTTTTTAAGCGGTCCTTTTCTTTTTTGTCTTCTATTTTTTGCGAAATAGAAACACGATCAGAAAACGGAACCAGAACAATAAATCTTCCTGCCAGAGAAAGCTCAGCGCTTATTCTTGGGCCTTTGGTCGATATAGGTTCTTTTACAACTTGAACTAAGACAGATTGATTGGCACTTAAAATATCAGTAATGATGCCATCTTTGTCAATCTCTTTTTCAAACTGAAAGGTTTTTAGGGAGAAATCTTTTAATTTACCTGCGCTTACAAGTTTTATGAATTTCAGCTGGGAAGCTAAGTTTGGACCCAAATCGTGATAATGTAAAAAGGCATCTTTTTCGAAGCCAACATTTACAAAAGCAGCATTAAGTCCGGCAACTGGTTTTCGTATTTTGGCAATAAAAATATCACCAACCTGAAAGTTGCTTGTTTCTTGTTCCTTGTGTAATTCAATTAGTTTTCCATCTTTTAATAAGGCAAAATCTACGGCTTCAGAACTAGATCTAATGATCAATTCTTTATTCACTCTGTAAATTTTTATCCGTGAATTGGTTGTTAGTTATTTGTTGATAGTTGATGGTAAAAAACCAAAAACCAAAAACCAAAAACCATCAACTTCTACAAGGATGGATTAAACAATATTTTTAACAGGTATTAACCCGGAGGGAAAATTTTAATCTCCAAATTTTAAATTCCAAATTCCAATTGAAATCTATATTGATTTCTTAATTTTTGAATTTTGGATTTTATTTTTTGGAATTTTTGAAATTTCCCAAATTTCAATGAACGTTTAAAAAGAAAAAAGTAGTTTAAAACTACTTTTTCTTTTTGTGACGGTTAGCTCTCGCTCTTTTTTTTCTTTTGTGAGTAGCTACCTTATGTCTCTTTCTTTTTTTACCACTTGGCATATCGTATCGATTTTATGATTAATTAATAGTGTTATTTTGCTTCGTTGTTTGTTTTTACTCCCTCTACAAAAACTTTTGCAGGTTTAAAAGCAGGAATATTGTGTGCAGGAATTTTGATTGTGGTATTTTTAGAGATGTTTCTTCCTGTTTTCTCAGCTCTGGTCTTTACGATGAAACTTCCGAAACCTCTTAGGTAAACGTTGTCACCAGTTTCTAATGAAGTCTTAACTTCTTCCATAAAAGTTTCAACTGTTGCCTGAACGTCTCCTTTTTCAAGACCTAGTTTCTCTGAAATCTTCGCTACGATATCTGCTTTCGTCATTTTCTTTCCTGTTTTTATTTTATAAATGATGTACTATTTTTTTGAGGATGCAAATATAGGAATTAAAAAAATAATTAATCAAGCTAATTCGTTAAATTTTAATTACATAAAGATTTACTTTTGTTTTCTAAGTATTTTAAAATGAATTTTCATAACACACTGATAAATTGGTATTTACAAAACAAACGCGATTTGCCTTGGCGTAATACGGTAAATCCGTATCATATTTGGCTCTCAGAAATTATGCTCCAGCAGACAAGAGTGGCGCAGGGAATGCCATATTTTTTTTCGTTTACAAAGGAATTTCCTACTGTTTTTGATTTAGCTAATGCTGATGAAGAAAAAGTTCTAAAACTCTGGCAGGGATTAGGATATTATTCACGCGCCAGAAATCTGCACAAAACCGCTCAATACATAGCCAATGATCTAAAAGGGGTCTTTCCGGCTACTTATAATGATTTATTAAAGTTAAAAGGAGTAGGTGAATATACAGCTGCTGCAATTGCGTCCTTTTCTTATAATGAGGCTGTCCCGGTTGTTGATGGTAATGTATTTAGGGTTCTTTCACGCTATTTTGATATCGAATCTGATATAGCACTGCCTGTAACTAAAAAAGAATTTACTTTACTTGCCCGGGAACTGATGCCAAAAGAAAATCCAGCCATTTTTAATCAGGCAATAATGGAATTTGGTGCTTTGCAATGCGTGCCTAAAAGTCCAAATTGTTCTGTATGTGTTTTTAATGACAGTTGTCTGGCCCTGCAAAAGAAAAAGGTTGACACTCTGCCTGTAAAATCTAAAAAACTAAAAATCACAAACCGTTTCTTTAATTATCTGGTATTAGAAGATGTTTTGGGGAATACTTTAATTCAAAAGCGTACTACAAAAGGAATTTGGCACAACCTATATGAATTTCCTTTACTGGAAACGAATGAAATTGTCGATTTTGATTTTGTTTCAAGAATAATTAAAGAAGAGATTTTATCTTCTTATACAATTACCGTGGTAGAAGAATGTTCACATGCGACGGTGATTCATAAACTTTCACACCAGCATTTACATATACAGTTCTGGAAAGTAAAAATCAGTGATATTTTATCTAATGGTTTGAATTGTAATGAATTAAAAGAGTTTCCTTTTCCGATTGTGATTTATAATTTTATTGAAAAGGAAGAAATTTGTCGTTAAAAAAAAGTATCTTTGATTCACACAAATGCTATACCATGAACGGAACATTAAACAAGGTAATGTTGATAGGCTATTTAGGCGACGATGTTAAAATGCATTATTTTGACGGAGGTAATTGCATCGGACGCTTTCAGCTGGCAACAAACGAAGTGTATATCAATAAAACTACCAATGAAAAAATTACCTCGACAGAGTGGCATAACTTAGTTGTACGCAATAAAGCTGCTGAAATCTGTGAAAAATATTTGTCCAAAGGAGACAAGATATATGTTGAAGGCCGTATAAAATCAAGGCAATGGCAGGCTGAAGACGGAACTACAAAATATACCAATGAAATTCAGGTAACCGAATTTACCTTTTTGACAACTAAAAAAGAAACAGAGCACAAACACCATCAGGCTTCTGAATCGCCAAAAAACACTAACTTTGAAAATCCTAATGAAGGCTTGCCGGTCAACGATTTGCCTTTTTGATTGTTTAACTAATCTTTTTTAATTTGGACCCGGAGCCCAGTTTATTTTTTGTATACACAGAGACCAATCTAATTGTTGGTTTTGTCGGAATATTTATTTTACTTTTTTTATCAGCAATTGTTTCTGGTGCTGAAGTTGCCTTTTTTTCCTTGTCTCAAAAAGAAATCGAAGATGTACTGCAGGAAAATAACCCGAAGGGAAAAATAATTTCCAATCTTTTGGATAGACCCAAAAAACTCTTAGCTAC
The Flavobacterium flavigenum genome window above contains:
- a CDS encoding single-stranded DNA-binding protein, with amino-acid sequence MNGTLNKVMLIGYLGDDVKMHYFDGGNCIGRFQLATNEVYINKTTNEKITSTEWHNLVVRNKAAEICEKYLSKGDKIYVEGRIKSRQWQAEDGTTKYTNEIQVTEFTFLTTKKETEHKHHQASESPKNTNFENPNEGLPVNDLPF
- a CDS encoding ribonuclease E/G, translating into MNKELIIRSSSEAVDFALLKDGKLIELHKEQETSNFQVGDIFIAKIRKPVAGLNAAFVNVGFEKDAFLHYHDLGPNLASQLKFIKLVSAGKLKDFSLKTFQFEKEIDKDGIITDILSANQSVLVQVVKEPISTKGPRISAELSLAGRFIVLVPFSDRVSISQKIEDKKEKDRLKKLVLSIKPKGFGVIVRTVAEGKNTAELEKDLQNLLGRWTAMCKKLPTAHHPSKVLGELNRASSILRDVFNDTFSGIQIDDEELYHQTKDYLQEIAPSKQSIVKFYQSNDTPIFEKYNIERQIKTSFGRTVSMSKGAYLIIEHTEALHVIDVNSGNRSNKATNQEDTAMEVNMIAAAEIARQLRLRDMGGIIVVDFIDMSNPENRKVLFDFLREEMSDDKAKHKILPPSKFGLVQITRQRVRPEVNIKTREEDPNNENGEIEAPILIIDKIALDLDRLLKTHKNVVLNVHPFVAAYLSKGFPSLRSKWFFEHKKWVKIIPRDAYTYLEYHFYDKKGNVISE
- a CDS encoding HU family DNA-binding protein, translating into MKTGKKMTKADIVAKISEKLGLEKGDVQATVETFMEEVKTSLETGDNVYLRGFGSFIVKTRAEKTGRNISKNTTIKIPAHNIPAFKPAKVFVEGVKTNNEAK
- the mutY gene encoding A/G-specific adenine glycosylase; this encodes MNFHNTLINWYLQNKRDLPWRNTVNPYHIWLSEIMLQQTRVAQGMPYFFSFTKEFPTVFDLANADEEKVLKLWQGLGYYSRARNLHKTAQYIANDLKGVFPATYNDLLKLKGVGEYTAAAIASFSYNEAVPVVDGNVFRVLSRYFDIESDIALPVTKKEFTLLARELMPKENPAIFNQAIMEFGALQCVPKSPNCSVCVFNDSCLALQKKKVDTLPVKSKKLKITNRFFNYLVLEDVLGNTLIQKRTTKGIWHNLYEFPLLETNEIVDFDFVSRIIKEEILSSYTITVVEECSHATVIHKLSHQHLHIQFWKVKISDILSNGLNCNELKEFPFPIVIYNFIEKEEICR